One Mus musculus strain C57BL/6J chromosome Y, GRCm38.p6 C57BL/6J DNA segment encodes these proteins:
- the Gm21425 gene encoding Y-linked testis-specific protein 1-like, translated as MSSLMKKRRRKSSSNTLRNIVGCRISHSWKEGNEPVTQWKAIVLDQLPTNPSLYLVKYDGIDSIYGLELYSDDRILNLKVLPPIVVFPQVRDAHLARALVGRAVQHKFEGKDGSEVNWRGVVLAQVPIMKDLFYITYKKDPALYAYQLLDDYKEGNLHMIPDTPPAEERSGDDSDVLIGNWVEYTRKDGSKKFGKVVYQVLANPSVYFIKFHGDIHIYVYTMVPKILEVEKS; from the coding sequence atgtcatccctcatgaagaagaggaggaggaagtcttcttccaacaccctgaggaatattgtcggctgcagaatttctcacagttggaaggaaggtaatgagcctgtcacccaatggaaggccatagttctagatcaactgccaacaaacccttctctttacttggtgaagtatgatggaattgacagcatctacggattggagctctacagtgatgacaggattttaaaccttaaggttttgcctcccatagtagtatttcctcaggtgagggatgcccacctcgccagagccctggttggcagagcagtacaacacaaatttgaggggaaagatggctctgaggtcaactggaggggggtggtgctagcccaggtgccaatcatgaaggatttgttttacattacctacaagaaggatccagctctctatgcttatcagctactggatgactacaaggaaggtaacctccacatgattccagacactcctccggctgaggagagatcaggagatgacagtgatgtgttgattgGTAACTGGGTggagtacaccagaaaagatggttccaaaaagttcggaaaggttgtttaccaagttctagccaatccttccgtgtactttatcaagtttcatggtgacatccatatctatgtctatactatggtgccaaagattcttgaagttgaaaaatcataa